One window of Theropithecus gelada isolate Dixy chromosome 4, Tgel_1.0, whole genome shotgun sequence genomic DNA carries:
- the TCTE3 gene encoding tctex1 domain-containing protein 3, whose product MEKRGRGVKSSLIQTPNQSSQQAPVTPRKERRPSMFEKEAYAQILRERLRESVHDVQYVEPPFDDSIADIGKEWKSALAKLKFANSYRMEPLKKFQAHSVQTKIQQILTESLKDVKYDDKVFSHLSLELADRILSAVKEFGYHRYKFIIKVLFIQKTGQAINIASRWIWDVAWDSWVAAKHEAESYVALALVFALYYE is encoded by the exons ATGGAGAAGCGAGGCCGAGGCGTGAAGTCGAGCCTCATCCAGACCCCGAACCAGAGCTCTCAGCAGGCGCCGGTGACGCCTAGGAAAGAGAGGAGGCCTAGCATGTTCGAGAAGGAGGCA tATGCACAGATTTTAAGAGAAAGACTGAGAGAGTCAGTTCACGATGTTCAGTATGTAGAGCCTCCTTTTGATGACTCAATTGCTGATATAGGTAAAGAATGGAAGAGTGCCCTGGCAAAATTAAAGTTTGCTAATTCATATAGAATGGAGCCACTGAAGAAATTCCAAGCTCATTCAGTACAAACTAAAATCCAGCAGATACTAACA GAAAGTCTTAAAGATGTCAAATATGATGATAAAGTATTCTCTCACTTGTCACTTGAATTGGCAGACCGCATACTGTCTGCAGTCAAAGAATTTGGGTACCACCGTTATAAGttcattataaaagtattatttattcaaaagactGGCCAAGCAATAAAT ATTGCCAGCAGATGGATCTGGGACGTTGCATGGGACAGCTGGGTTGCAGCTAAACACGAAGCAGAATCCTACGTGGCACTGGCCTTGGTGTTTGCCCTTTATTATGAATAG
- the LOC112622654 gene encoding atherin-like — translation MAAASALPAREGARGWEGAGLRAGMEEARRRRRFSRQPNPPGRGRRLSTAAPHSSADGLSAAAPPTAPPRLPSAPPLARLSAAAASAPPLPSTPQPPQPRCSPEPPRGAPHLPPALRPAPAPLVATWRARSRPLPAAPGPAPPRVTLAPFLSPGGARPALPCPAPPGGPRPTPSLPGVALLGAAARRLRGLRLRALAVVAPRPPLFSDRPSRWRRSERAAEPPARAALPRASKAVPAGCRRPRRSVREARREEVAEIWPSRLCVPAWLMPPPRTRSAGSRGGAWTPAWQVPPRERGSRWVSDAFITDLGLHQGASRTALKTAGSEEPSLGPGRPAVQLACVSR, via the exons ATGGCCGCCGCCAGCGCGCTGCCCGCGCGGGAGGGcgccagaggctgggagggcgCGGGGCTGCGGGCCGGAATGGAGGAGGCCAGGCGGCGGCGGCGCTTCTCTCGTCAGCCCAACCCGCCCGGCCGCGGCCGCCGCCTCAGCACCGCCGCCCCCCACAGCTCCGCCGATGGCCTAAGCGCCGCTGCCCCCCCCACAGCGCCGCCGCGGCTCCCTTCAGCCCCGCCGCTCGCTCGCCTcagcgccgccgccgcctcaGCCCCGCCGCTCCCCTCAACCCCACAGCCGCCTCAGCCCCGCTGCTCCCCTGAGCCCC CCCGCGGCGCGCCCCACCTCCCGCCCGCCCTCCGGCCCGCCCCGGCCCCGCTCGTCGCCACTTGGCGCGCTCGCAGCCGCCCCCTCCCCGCGGCCCCCGGCCCGGCCCCTCCACGCGTCACCCTcgctcccttcctctctcccggTGGCGcccgccctgccctgccctgccccgcccctcccgggggtccccgccccaccccctccctgccGGGGGTCGCCCTGCTCGGAGCAGCCGCGCGGAGACTGCGCGGCCTCCGCCTCCGTGCGCTCGCAGTCGTCGCTCCTCGCCCGCCTTTGTTCTCGGACCGCCCCTCTCGCTGGCGACGCTCCGAGAGAGCCGCGGAGCCACCTGCCAGGGCCGCGCTTCCCCGAGCATCCAAAGCTGTCCCGGCGGGCTGTCGACGCCCGCGCCGGAGCGTGCGGGAGGCACGGCGGGAAGAAGTCGCTGAGATTTGGCCCTCGCGGCTTTGCGTTCCCGCGTGGTTGATGCCTCCGCCGAGAACGCGGTCGGCCGGGAGCCGGGGAGGAGCCTGGACGCCGGCCTGGCAGGTACCCCCGCGAGAACGTGGGAGCCGGTGGGTTTCAGATGCATTTATTACTGATCTCGGGCTGCATCAGGGCGCTTCTAGGACCGCACTGAAAACAGCGGGAAGTGAGGAGCCGAGCCTGGGTCCGGGGCGGCCCGCCGTACAGCTGGCCTGCGTCTCCAGATGA